One genomic segment of Gossypium arboreum isolate Shixiya-1 chromosome 3, ASM2569848v2, whole genome shotgun sequence includes these proteins:
- the LOC108475247 gene encoding metacaspase-3-like encodes MDMRRNTSCSRCRQSFMAKSMTKGADVECPSCKPNYLPILADEQYSSSQQQHYGLCSRMRCFYSQIRGKVHQSTVTPSLNPDPSAFNLMKRSSKRAVLCGITYNNRKQYRLKGTTNDVRNMRDLLINNFGYPGHFIRVLTEEEANPRFIPTRKNIEDSLNWLVSDSRRGDSLVFFYSGHGLPQPDFNNDKDDGFDQAICPVDSQEAGMIVDNDLNTLIVRPLTPGVTLHAIVDACHSGTILDLPKVYMSEEKKWVNNSPPSGAEKRTSGGLAISISACLDHQAAADTPAFTPGEMNGALTYILAEILKKLPGPTYGDLFDLINETLNNVNQSSCLANTRFLRRLFNSNFSQTPLLSSSAAFDVYKKHLFL; translated from the exons ATGGATATGCGAAGAAATACATCTTGCTCGCGATGCAGGCAAAGTTTTATGGCGAAATCAATGACCAAAGGTGCAGATGTTGAATGCCCTTCATGCAAACCAAACTATCTTCCCATTCTAGCCGATGAACAATATTCTTCGAGCCAGCAGCAGCACTATGGGCTATGCAGCCGAATGAGATGCTTTTATAGCCAAATCAGAGGAAAAGTGCATCAAAGTACGGTAACTCCTTCCTTAAATCCCGACCCCTCGGCTTTCAACTTGATGAAGAGATCAAGCAAGCGAGCAGTGCTTTGCGGAATCACTTACAACAACCGGAAGCAGTATAGGCTTAAAGGAACCACTAACGACGTCAGAAACATGAGAGATTTGTTGATTAATAATTTCGGGTACCCTGGACATTTCATTCGGGTTCTCACCG AAGAGGAGGCGAACCCACGGTTTATACCGACGAGGAAAAACATCGAGGATTCATTGAATTGGTTGGTGAGTGACAGCCGGCGGGGAGATTCGTTGGTGTTTTTCTACTCCGGTCATGGGTTACCGCAACCGGATTTTAACAACGATAAGGATGATGGGTTCGATCAAGCTATATGTCCGGTTGATTCCCAAGAAGCAGGGATGATAGTGGATAATGATCTTAATACCCTCATCGTTCGGCCACTCACCCCTGGCGTTACGCTTCATGCCATTGTTGACGCTTGCCATAGCGGAACCATTTTAGATCTTCCCAAAGTTTATATGAGTGAAGA GAAAAAATGGGTAAACAACAGTCCTCCGTCGGGAGCAGAGAAACGTACAAGTGGTGGATTAGCTATTTCTATTAGTGCTTGTCTTGATCACCAAGCCGCCGCCGATACCCCT GCCTTTACCCCCGGCGAGATGAACGGTGCACTGACCTACATATTGGCGGAGATTCTGAAGAAATTACCAGGCCCGACGTATGGAGACTTATTCGATTTAATTAATGAAACCCTTAATAACGTTAACCAATCTAGTTGCCTTGCTAATACAAGATTCTTGAGGAGACTCTTCAACTCCAATTTCTCACAG ACACCACTTCTTTCGTCTTCGGCAGCGTTCGACGTTTACAAAAAGCATTTGTTCCTGTAA
- the LOC108475790 gene encoding metacaspase-1-like codes for MDMRRSTPCSRCRQRFMAKSVTKGADVECPSCKPNYLPIPADEQYSSSQQQHYGLRSRMRCFYSQVRGKVHQSTVTPSLNPDPSAFNSMKRSSKRAVLCGITYNNWKQYRLKGTINDVRNMRDLLINNFGYPGHFIRVLTEEEADPRFIPTRKNIEDSLSWLVSDSRQGDSLVFFYSGHGLRQPDFNNDEDDGFDETICPVDFQEAGMIVDNDLNTLIVRPLTPGVTLHAIVDACHSGTILDLPKVYMSEEKNWVNSIPPSGAEKRTSGGLAISISACLDHQAAADTSAFTAGKMNGALTYILAEILKKLPGPTYGDLFDLINETLNNVNQSSCLANTRFLRRLFNSNFSQTPLLSSSAEFDVYKKHLFL; via the exons ATGGATATGCGAAGAAGCACACCTTGCTCAAGATGCAGGCAAAGATTTATGGCGAAATCAGTGACCAAAGGTGCAGATGTTGAATGCCCTTCATGCAAACCTAACTATCTTCCCATTCCAGCCGATGAACAATATTCTTCGAGCCAGCAGCAGCACTATGGGCTACGCAGCCGAATGAGATGCTTCTATAGCCAAGTCAGAGGAAAAGTGCATCAAAGTACGGTAACTCCTTCCTTAAATCCCGACCCCTCGGCTTTCAACTCGATGAAGAGATCAAGCAAGCGTGCAGTGCTTTGCGGAATCACTTACAACAACTGGAAGCAGTATAGGCTTAAAGGAACCATTAACGACGTCAGAAACATGAGAGATTTGTTGATTAATAATTTCGGGTACCCTGGACATTTCATTCGGGTTCTCACCG AAGAGGAGGCGGACCCACGGTTTATACCGACGAGGAAAAACATCGAGGATTCATTGAGTTGGTTGGTGAGTGACAGCCGGCAGGGAGATTCGTTGGTGTTTTTCTACTCCGGTCATGGGTTACGGCAACCGGATTTTAACAACGATGAGGATGATGGGTTCGATGAAACTATATGTCCGGTTGATTTCCAAGAAGCAGGGATGATAGTGGATAATGATCTTAATACCCTCATCGTTCGGCCACTCACCCCTGGCGTTACGCTTCATGCCATTGTTGACGCTTGCCATAGCGGAACCATTTTAGATCTTCCCAAAGTTTATATGAGTGAAGA GAAAAATTGGGTAAACAGCATTCCTCCGTCGGGAGCGGAGAAACGTACAAGTGGTGGATTAGCTATTTCTATTAGTGCTTGTCTTGATCACCAAGCCGCTGCCGATACCTCT GCCTTTACCGCCGGCAAGATGAACGGTGCACTGACCTACATATTGGCGGAGATTCTGAAGAAATTACCAGGCCCGACGTATGGAGACTTATTCGATTTAATTAATGAAACCCTTAATAACGTTAACCAATCTAGTTGCCTTGCAAATACAAGATTCTTGAGGAGACTCTTCAACTCCAATTTCTCACAG ACACCACTTCTTTCGTCTTCGGCAGAGTTCGACGTTTACAAAAAGCATTTGTTCCTGTAA